taagatCAAAATTATTTATCATTCAAGTGTCTCAAATAGTTGTCCAAACCGAAATTTTAATCAGTATATGAGATAATTACAAGGATGATCTGAAAATAGATATTCTACATCAATTATTATATGCATACTTGCAACATTTGCTTAATTATTAAAACCCAAGTACAGAAGACAAAAATAGTAAGAAATGCATAGAGCTTTGATTATACACATAGGGTTTTTGAGATTTGATTATACAAATAAGGTTTAATTGGTGTATTATTATGAACTAACCATGTTAAGATAATTTAGTTGAGTAATGATACAGGTTATGGCAACCATTGCAAAAATCCATGTCTGAAAGTATATCAGCTGGTTTATGCCCTCCAATGTAAGTTTGATAGAAATGCCAATGGCCTTTATGCTCATGACCTGCAAATGGGAGAACAAATCACAGAAGTTATCATGCTCCAAATATAGTAAAGTGAGCGCACAAGGGAGAAGCAGCAGTTAGCTAGAATGCTAAAGTAACTTACAGTTAATGATCCGATCACAGAGCAAATCCcaatatatatcattatattgGTTTGGCCATAGCGGGGAGAACAATACAAAATGAGCACTAATGTCAGTGCTACCACTGAGGCTGTGTATAAAAGAAATGCTGCAAGCAAGAGATAAGAATACATCAGATCAATGAGCAGAAAAATAAGCAAAGGAAGAAACCATTTTTACTAGTAATGAATTATAGCTACCTACCTGGTTGAATAGCCAATTCCCAGATTTCTTCCACAGAGTTCAGAGAAAGCTCTTGAGGAGCATGAAGGACAATCATTGTAGAACCTACGACACATAGAAGGCAGCCCAACATCCCCATTTTCTGAAGCTTCTCTTTCAACAAGAAATGAGCTAAAACAGCACTGCCATATCCATTTCCAGATCAATATATCAGATTACTAACCTAAGCATAATGCTAGAAATATTaaggaaggaaaaagaaaaaaagagagggAGCAGGGCGGGGCGGGTAGCAGCAGTTTTGATCAATAAAAAAGAATGACAGAATGTACCTAACAATAATACTCAGTGCACCAAGCGGTGTCACAAGCACAGCAGGGGCATAAACATACGCTACAAAGTTTAAAATTTCTCCAACAATCACTGCcgagtaaaaaaaattattagtctGCAGTATCATATCCCATAAAATCCAGGAAAATAAATATCCAGGAAAGAAAAGCTAAGAAACGTAATTGCCCATTTGGTTGCTGGTAGTTCCCAAATTGAATTGAAAATTTTACAATAAAGAACTTTTATTAGCAGAGCTAAATCAACCAAAGGGCAGTTAAGAGACTCTGAACAAGGTCATACTCATTGTTTTTCTCATACTTAACTACGAAACAAATATCAGCCGAATATAGCTAACTACATGACACATAATGCAGCTAGCAGCCAAAGTAGAAGAAGGGCAAAAACACTTACTTGTAACCATTCCCAGCCACCACAGAGGCTCCAAAAGGTAcccatatcctccaacacctaatCCAAAGCACATATTAGACACCAGAAAGCTAAAAGCAATtgtaaattgaataaataaaccAACAGAACGTACTGGCACCGGGGCCATTTACGCCTGCCCTTCGGAGACCCTTTTTCTTGATGATGAAGCTGGAACCAATGAAGGCGCTGGAGACGACCGCCAAGATAAATCCCTTGAGATTACTCGAGTACATCTATTATTATCAATCACTATGTACAACAACAATAGGGCCACCAAAAACAACAATTTCGAGGACACGAAGATGAAAGGCTATGACTCATATCACAAACTGAGATTTGTGGTCTGAAAGTTCTAGTCGTAGAATGAGATTGGAATAAGATTTGCGATTTGGGTTCGTCAAAATTGGGTCATTTGAGAGTTAAGATTGTCTTTTTTGACTTAGTtcgagaggagagagagagagaaaaggaggTCGTTACGGAGAAAGCAATGCCTGTTTCTCACCTGCCAGTCACTCTCCTTGCAAGCCTGAAAACTGACCGTTCCTTTGATCCTAGTTGTCACGCTTCAATACTAAGTAATGACTTCAATTTTACTTTTGGACAAAAGTTAAAGACTTCAATTTTAAAGCATAAATTATAGATATTTTTGAGTTTATATAGGGAAATTTTAGGACATATGCATTTTAACATagttaatttttttgtaaatgccaatataagttattatatcaaatatatcatattttcaattttttggacaaaaatattCATGACTTTCAAACACTCTTCCTCTCTCTCAGTTCAAAATCTCTCTTAGGGGAAACATCTCTCTCGCATACCCTCGCATTCTCACTCTCTCTCCCAAGtgaaacactctctctctctcttttctc
The genomic region above belongs to Humulus lupulus chromosome 1, drHumLupu1.1, whole genome shotgun sequence and contains:
- the LOC133801119 gene encoding probable magnesium transporter NIPA7 isoform X2, producing MYSSNLKGFILAVVSSAFIGSSFIIKKKGLRRAGVNGPGASVGGYGYLLEPLWWLGMVTMIVGEILNFVAYVYAPAVLVTPLGALSIIVSAVLAHFLLKEKLQKMGMLGCLLCVVGSTMIVLHAPQELSLNSVEEIWELAIQPAFLLYTASVVALTLVLILYCSPRYGQTNIMIYIGICSVIGSLTVMSIKAIGISIKLTLEGINQLIYFQTWIFAMVAITCIITQLNYLNMDMSSGKMIGNAKACSGLYYFDYVPPAQVTKALIFGCISSDNNDIIQWHYRPP
- the LOC133801119 gene encoding probable magnesium transporter NIPA6 isoform X1 yields the protein MYSSNLKGFILAVVSSAFIGSSFIIKKKGLRRAGVNGPGASVGGYGYLLEPLWWLGMVTMIVGEILNFVAYVYAPAVLVTPLGALSIIVSAVLAHFLLKEKLQKMGMLGCLLCVVGSTMIVLHAPQELSLNSVEEIWELAIQPAFLLYTASVVALTLVLILYCSPRYGQTNIMIYIGICSVIGSLTVMSIKAIGISIKLTLEGINQLIYFQTWIFAMVAITCIITQLNYLNMALDTFNTAIVSPIYYAMFTSATILASAIMFKDYSGQSASSIASELCGLITVLSGTAILHSTRDPDPPVITDLYTPLSPKVSWCIQGNGEWKQKDEDGTSPNFFTILRPDYFK